A single genomic interval of Hevea brasiliensis isolate MT/VB/25A 57/8 chromosome 4, ASM3005281v1, whole genome shotgun sequence harbors:
- the LOC110647147 gene encoding 2S seed storage albumin protein: protein MAKQKHILITVLLVIIVNASAYRTIITTVEIDEPKPRTRTQSCRQEVEEKDLSSCVDYIGQSRKSPVLALQGVENQQEQVPRQCCSQVKQLRDDCQCEGITSVLKQQLEREEVGREEYKQAVQRANNIASSCGLSQRCQIQEPWY from the coding sequence ATGGCAAAGCAAAAGCACATTCTCATCacagttctcttggtcatcataGTCAATGCATCCGCCTACAGAACCATCATCACCACTGTGGAGATTGACGAACCCAAGCCCCGAACCAGAACCCAGAGTTGCCGCCAGGAGGTTGAAGAGAAGGACTTAAGCTCCTGTGTGGACTATATAGGACAGTCGAGGAAATCACCAGTCCTGGCGCTGCAAGGAGTAGAAAACCAGCAGGAACAGGTCCCTAGGCAATGCTGCAGCCAAGTAAAGCAGTTGCGAGATGATTGCCAGTGTGAGGGAATAACGTCTGTTTTGAAGCAGCAGCTGGAGAGGGAAGAGGTAGGAAGAGAAGAATATAAGCAAGCGGTGCAAAGGGCAAACAATATAGCCTCTTCCTGTGGCTTGAGCCAGCGCTGCCAAATCCAAGAACCTTGGTACTAA